The Vibrio chagasii genome includes a region encoding these proteins:
- a CDS encoding FxsA family protein, producing the protein MFPILLLLFIFVPIIEIGLFIQVGGFLGLWPTIALVLITAFVGASLVRSQGIQTLMSVQGRLQQGEMPAQQILEGVMLAVAGVLLLTPGFMTDALGMLVLLPAPRAMIAKKMMEKMVVKNMSGGFHAGGQAGFGQSPFGDEPFNRDPFDQSKGGNTFEGEFEKKDDDNDRNRLN; encoded by the coding sequence GTGTTTCCTATCTTATTATTACTATTTATCTTCGTACCCATCATTGAGATTGGGCTATTTATTCAAGTTGGTGGCTTCTTAGGATTGTGGCCAACTATTGCATTGGTTTTGATCACGGCATTTGTCGGTGCATCGTTGGTTCGTAGCCAAGGTATTCAAACACTGATGTCCGTTCAAGGTCGACTACAGCAAGGCGAGATGCCGGCACAGCAGATCCTTGAAGGCGTGATGCTGGCGGTGGCTGGCGTATTGCTGCTGACTCCAGGCTTTATGACAGACGCTCTGGGTATGTTGGTATTGTTGCCAGCACCAAGAGCCATGATTGCTAAGAAAATGATGGAAAAAATGGTGGTTAAAAATATGTCTGGTGGTTTCCACGCTGGTGGACAAGCTGGCTTTGGTCAGAGTCCATTTGGAGATGAGCCATTCAACCGCGACCCATTTGACCAATCAAAAGGCGGTAACACCTTTGAAGGTGAGTTTGAGAAGAAAGACGACGACAACGATCGTAACCGCTTAAACTAA
- the trmL gene encoding tRNA (uridine(34)/cytosine(34)/5-carboxymethylaminomethyluridine(34)-2'-O)-methyltransferase TrmL — MFDIALYEPEIAPNTGNIIRLCANCGANLHLIEPLGFDFEEKKVRRAGLDYHDLARVKRHKNLEAFIEYLENEREGDYRIFACTTKTTGHHVDAKFQQGDVLMFGPETRGLPAEFIESMPMEQRIRIPMMPDARSLNLSNAVAIIAFEAWRQMGFEGAV, encoded by the coding sequence ATGTTTGATATCGCTCTATACGAACCAGAAATTGCACCCAATACGGGTAACATCATCCGCCTATGTGCTAACTGCGGCGCAAACCTGCACCTGATTGAGCCACTTGGCTTTGATTTTGAAGAGAAGAAAGTGCGTCGTGCTGGTTTGGATTATCACGACCTAGCGCGAGTGAAACGTCACAAGAACTTAGAAGCTTTTATTGAGTATCTAGAGAACGAACGTGAAGGTGACTACCGTATCTTTGCGTGTACCACCAAGACCACAGGTCACCACGTCGATGCCAAGTTCCAACAAGGCGATGTGTTGATGTTCGGCCCTGAGACACGCGGCCTACCTGCTGAGTTCATCGAGAGCATGCCGATGGAACAACGTATTCGTATTCCAATGATGCCAGACGCACGCAGCCTGAACCTATCCAATGCTGTAGCAATCATCGCGTTTGAAGCATGGCGACAAATGGGCTTCGAAGGCGCGGTATAA
- a CDS encoding superoxide dismutase — protein sequence MSHIFPELPYAYDALEPYIDAKTMEVHYSKHHRTYYDKFVAEVSGSELEQQSLTEIFANISQHSPAVRNNGGGYYNHILYWNCMSQDGGGEPTGELSEAIKSTFGDFAVFQDQFAQAAINTFGSGFAWLVVEDGQLKIISTSNQDNPWMDTVAGNGEPILALDVWEHAYYISYQNRRPDYINAWWNVVNWSAVSENYAQALTNQA from the coding sequence ATGTCTCACATTTTCCCTGAACTGCCCTACGCCTACGATGCTCTAGAACCCTACATCGATGCAAAAACGATGGAAGTGCACTACAGCAAGCATCATAGAACATACTATGACAAGTTTGTTGCTGAGGTGTCTGGTAGCGAGCTTGAACAGCAATCTCTCACTGAAATCTTCGCTAATATTTCTCAACACAGCCCCGCTGTGCGCAACAATGGTGGCGGCTACTACAACCATATCTTGTATTGGAACTGTATGTCGCAAGACGGCGGTGGCGAACCAACTGGCGAGCTGAGTGAGGCGATTAAAAGCACATTTGGAGATTTTGCAGTATTCCAAGATCAGTTTGCTCAAGCGGCAATCAACACCTTCGGTTCAGGATTTGCTTGGTTAGTCGTAGAAGATGGACAACTAAAGATCATCTCAACCTCAAACCAAGATAATCCTTGGATGGATACAGTGGCCGGCAACGGTGAACCAATCCTTGCGTTAGATGTGTGGGAGCATGCCTACTACATCAGCTATCAAAACCGCCGACCTGACTACATCAACGCTTGGTGGAACGTGGTCAACTGGAGTGCAGTATCAGAAAACTACGCGCAGGCACTCACCAACCAAGCCTAA
- the cpxA gene encoding envelope stress sensor histidine kinase CpxA, producing the protein MLLVLIAVLSLPHLDPRVVGDIPQEQYQRILKARDNIEEKYSTADDLDWALANIQKEQHQQHYPPRFLVLSDLERNIVSIPNQKGLKLRVLHFITSIEDLSQAKRKLYSHYMIAGPVPIKIAHSKLLMFVGVKWNKPPPIFMRFFDHPSQLLLAMMLVSTPLLLWLAWALSQPARKLERAAQRVKNGRFEVDPQLEVGTAEFRKTGESFNQMVEAVNQMISGQQRLLSDISHELRSPLTRLRMANALAIRKQGESPELERIDTEAQRLEQMISELLTLSRMQVDSHITREVQPISSLWEEILKDAQFEAEQMGKELTFSEIPERSISGNPKLLMSALDNITRNAIYYGKDQVDVQFHVVQDQLTICVNDNGDGVPDDELDSIFRPFYRVSTARDRNSGGTGLGLTITESAIRQHSGTITASRSKLGGLQIEITLPILPL; encoded by the coding sequence ATGTTACTGGTTTTAATTGCCGTACTTTCCCTACCTCATCTTGATCCAAGAGTAGTTGGTGACATTCCACAGGAGCAATATCAGCGCATTCTCAAAGCTCGTGACAACATTGAAGAAAAATACAGTACAGCTGATGATCTAGATTGGGCTCTAGCAAATATTCAAAAAGAGCAACATCAACAGCATTACCCACCTCGCTTTCTCGTACTATCAGATCTTGAGAGAAATATCGTAAGCATTCCCAACCAAAAAGGTTTAAAACTTCGCGTACTTCACTTTATTACTAGCATTGAAGATCTATCTCAAGCCAAGCGAAAACTATACTCTCACTATATGATTGCAGGCCCTGTACCAATAAAGATAGCTCATTCAAAACTTTTGATGTTTGTCGGTGTAAAATGGAATAAACCACCACCTATCTTTATGCGTTTTTTCGATCACCCATCACAATTACTACTCGCGATGATGCTAGTAAGTACCCCATTATTACTGTGGTTAGCTTGGGCATTAAGCCAACCAGCAAGAAAATTAGAACGAGCAGCACAGCGTGTTAAAAATGGTCGGTTTGAAGTTGACCCTCAACTAGAAGTAGGGACTGCAGAGTTCAGAAAAACAGGCGAAAGCTTTAACCAAATGGTTGAGGCGGTAAACCAGATGATCTCAGGGCAACAGCGCTTGCTTTCTGATATCTCACACGAGCTGCGTTCACCTTTAACACGGCTTCGTATGGCCAATGCACTGGCGATTCGTAAGCAAGGAGAGAGCCCAGAACTCGAGCGTATTGATACAGAAGCGCAACGCTTGGAACAGATGATCAGTGAACTACTGACCCTCTCTCGCATGCAGGTTGATAGCCACATTACTCGTGAAGTTCAGCCGATATCGAGCTTATGGGAAGAGATCTTAAAAGACGCGCAGTTTGAAGCAGAACAGATGGGTAAAGAGCTGACATTCTCAGAAATCCCTGAGCGTTCAATTTCAGGTAATCCTAAGCTACTGATGAGTGCCTTAGACAACATTACGCGCAACGCCATTTACTACGGTAAAGACCAAGTCGATGTGCAATTCCATGTAGTGCAAGATCAGCTGACCATTTGCGTCAATGACAACGGTGATGGCGTGCCTGATGATGAGCTAGATTCTATCTTCAGACCTTTCTACCGTGTTTCTACCGCTCGTGACCGTAATTCTGGCGGCACAGGGCTTGGGCTGACCATTACCGAGAGTGCGATTCGTCAACATAGCGGAACAATTACCGCGAGCCGCAGTAAACTCGGTGGATTACAGATCGAAATTACTCTGCCTATCCTGCCACTGTAA